From the genome of Candidatus Aenigmatarchaeota archaeon, one region includes:
- a CDS encoding polyprenyl synthetase family protein, protein MAEIKKSQAGKPKKEDIIGFLEETKPEVDKTIEKYLPKKVSRKWLEMVFGKPRYEYSIESAQKSLLDPLWDLLERGGKRWRPALFLLVAEAVGGDTKRLKDFAIIPEIVHNGTLMIDDIEDMGELRRGLPCTHKKFGEDIAINAGNFMYYFPLIVLMRRKSEFKKDRVVKAYEVYVQEMINISLGQGTDIYWHRGQAESIKEAEYLQMCAYKTGCLSRMSAKLAAALSGCNSEKIEKLGAFAEAIGVAFQVQDDVLDIALDEKERLEFGKPFGNDIKEGKRTLMVIHALEKADKKDRARLLEILNKHTDDLKERKEAIGIIKKYGGLEHAKGVAKLIVTNAWKDADKILEESPAKEKLRSFANYLIERKV, encoded by the coding sequence ATGGCGGAAATTAAAAAATCGCAAGCCGGGAAACCAAAAAAAGAGGACATTATCGGCTTTCTGGAAGAAACAAAGCCGGAAGTCGACAAAACCATAGAGAAGTACCTCCCAAAAAAAGTGAGCAGGAAATGGCTGGAAATGGTTTTTGGAAAGCCCCGGTACGAGTACAGCATCGAATCTGCACAGAAGTCGCTTTTAGACCCTTTATGGGACCTTCTTGAGAGGGGCGGAAAAAGATGGAGGCCTGCGTTATTCCTGCTCGTTGCCGAAGCGGTCGGTGGAGACACAAAACGGCTGAAAGACTTTGCCATAATACCGGAGATCGTCCATAATGGAACGCTTATGATTGATGATATCGAGGACATGGGCGAGCTCAGGCGGGGACTTCCATGCACTCACAAAAAATTCGGTGAAGATATTGCGATAAACGCAGGAAACTTCATGTATTATTTCCCACTTATCGTCCTGATGAGGCGAAAGAGTGAGTTCAAAAAAGACCGGGTGGTCAAAGCTTACGAGGTTTACGTGCAGGAAATGATTAATATAAGCCTGGGGCAGGGCACTGACATTTATTGGCACAGGGGACAGGCAGAAAGCATAAAGGAAGCCGAATACCTCCAGATGTGCGCCTACAAGACCGGGTGCCTGTCAAGAATGTCTGCAAAGCTTGCGGCAGCCCTTTCGGGATGCAACAGCGAAAAGATTGAAAAGCTAGGCGCATTTGCCGAAGCCATCGGAGTCGCATTCCAGGTTCAGGATGATGTGCTTGACATAGCCCTGGACGAAAAAGAGAGATTGGAGTTTGGAAAGCCGTTTGGAAACGACATAAAGGAAGGAAAAAGAACGCTGATGGTAATACACGCACTTGAAAAAGCAGACAAAAAAGACAGGGCACGGCTTTTGGAAATATTAAACAAGCACACCGATGACCTAAAGGAAAGAAAAGAAGCAATAGGCATAATCAAAAAATACGGGGGTCTGGAGCATGCAAAAGGAGTTGCAAAATTAATTGTAACTAATGCCTGGAAAGATGCAGACAAAATTCTGGAAGAAAGCCCTGCAAAGGAAAAGCTGAGGAGCTTTGCAAATTATTTGATTGAACGAAAAGTTTAG
- a CDS encoding DUF475 domain-containing protein, whose protein sequence is MDLLPLIITVIGLCIFETISSIDNAIINADVLSTMKAKYRRWFLIWGLLFAVFIIRGVLPWLIVWATNPSLGPVGAFMSTLSSDPKVIETIESTAPILLIAGGTFLVFLFFHWLFLEPKHYGLKGEKYIGEQGVWFYAIVSLLLLVLVWEAIQINSLMALGAVAGSTAFFITHGFKQNAEASEKKLMHGNASDISKILYLEVIDATFSIDGVIGAFAFTLSVPLILIGNGLGAFVVREMTIKNVENIKKFKYLKNGAMYSILCLGTIMILDSFGYHIPYWVSPSITFLVVGYFLYKSFCEMKPDSKKETAIKKKKRQSKK, encoded by the coding sequence ATGGACCTCCTTCCACTCATTATAACGGTAATTGGTTTGTGTATCTTCGAAACAATCAGCAGCATAGACAATGCGATAATAAATGCAGATGTGCTTTCGACAATGAAAGCAAAATACCGAAGATGGTTTCTTATATGGGGACTTCTTTTCGCGGTATTCATCATAAGAGGCGTTCTTCCCTGGCTGATTGTCTGGGCCACAAACCCCTCACTTGGGCCTGTAGGCGCTTTTATGAGCACGCTTAGCAGCGACCCCAAGGTAATTGAAACAATAGAAAGCACCGCGCCAATACTTCTCATTGCAGGTGGAACCTTCCTGGTTTTCCTTTTCTTCCACTGGCTTTTTTTGGAGCCAAAGCATTACGGACTCAAGGGCGAAAAGTATATAGGCGAGCAAGGTGTCTGGTTTTACGCGATAGTTTCACTCCTGCTGCTGGTTCTTGTATGGGAAGCCATACAGATTAACTCCTTAATGGCACTCGGAGCCGTCGCGGGGTCAACCGCATTTTTCATAACCCACGGCTTCAAGCAAAACGCCGAGGCAAGCGAGAAGAAGCTCATGCACGGCAATGCCTCAGACATAAGCAAGATACTGTATCTTGAGGTAATAGATGCCACCTTTTCCATAGACGGCGTTATCGGAGCTTTTGCCTTTACTCTCTCGGTTCCTCTAATACTAATCGGAAACGGGCTTGGCGCTTTCGTCGTAAGGGAAATGACAATAAAAAACGTAGAAAATATCAAAAAGTTCAAATACCTCAAAAATGGGGCAATGTATTCGATACTCTGCCTTGGGACAATCATGATTCTCGATAGCTTCGGCTACCACATACCTTACTGGGTTTCTCCAAGCATAACCTTCCTGGTAGTGGGCTATTTCCTGTACAAGTCCTTTTGTGAGATGAAGCCGGATAGCAAAAAGGAAACCGCAATAAAGAAAAAGAAACGCCAATCTAAAAAATAA
- the nadE gene encoding NAD(+) synthase, translating into MVRTKELLPVFVGRFQPLHLGHMEVIKQLSAGGEFAIAIGSMQESGTYENPLDFWQRKKMLEIALEEQGIIDFRIFGIPDYNDDTQWSEKLISLAGTRNIIVHTRNSWTKRCLDGAGIRVIKNPLYFGLSATQVRSKIARGLKWKHMVSKATARFVESIGGISRIRNLSASPEKKIVSFIRGAVSDSGAKGCIVGVSGGVDSAVTALLAKKALGDKAFFVYIPFGEKPCPSIKLLSEMLEIKTLSLEGVYETFIKALPNGNPVSRGNLQSRLRMCALYYFANQGGLLVMGTTNRSEMELGYFTKYGDGGADIEPIADLYKSELFALARKIGVPEEIIQSTPSAGLWEGQTDEGEIGLSYFGIDTVLKMLSLGFSAKEISRLTAVPLEKVESIILRKRSNLHKLSLPPVCRRGTR; encoded by the coding sequence ATGGTCCGCACCAAAGAACTGCTTCCTGTATTTGTAGGGAGGTTCCAGCCGCTTCATCTGGGGCATATGGAGGTAATAAAGCAGCTTTCCGCGGGCGGAGAGTTTGCAATTGCTATTGGCTCAATGCAGGAGTCAGGCACTTACGAAAACCCACTGGATTTTTGGCAGCGGAAAAAAATGCTTGAAATTGCGCTTGAAGAGCAGGGGATAATAGACTTCCGCATATTTGGCATTCCCGACTATAATGACGATACGCAATGGTCGGAAAAGCTCATTTCCCTTGCAGGCACCAGGAACATTATCGTTCACACCCGAAACAGCTGGACGAAGCGCTGCCTTGATGGCGCGGGAATAAGGGTCATAAAAAACCCGCTTTACTTTGGGCTTTCGGCAACCCAAGTGCGCTCAAAAATTGCCAGGGGGCTTAAGTGGAAGCATATGGTCTCGAAAGCCACTGCAAGATTTGTAGAAAGCATCGGCGGAATTTCAAGAATCCGCAATCTTTCTGCCTCTCCCGAAAAAAAGATAGTTTCTTTTATCCGGGGCGCAGTTTCGGACTCTGGGGCGAAGGGCTGCATTGTTGGAGTGAGTGGCGGAGTGGACTCTGCGGTAACAGCCCTCTTAGCAAAAAAGGCACTTGGAGACAAAGCTTTTTTTGTCTATATTCCTTTTGGTGAAAAGCCCTGCCCTAGCATAAAGCTTCTTTCGGAAATGCTCGAGATAAAAACTCTTTCGCTGGAGGGGGTTTATGAAACTTTCATTAAGGCCCTTCCAAATGGGAATCCCGTTTCAAGAGGAAACCTCCAGTCGCGCCTTCGGATGTGCGCACTGTATTATTTTGCAAACCAGGGAGGGCTTTTGGTCATGGGGACTACGAACCGCTCGGAGATGGAGCTGGGATACTTTACAAAATATGGCGACGGCGGGGCCGACATTGAGCCGATTGCTGACCTCTACAAGTCGGAACTTTTTGCTCTTGCGAGGAAGATTGGCGTGCCTGAAGAAATTATCCAGAGCACTCCTTCTGCAGGGCTTTGGGAAGGGCAGACTGACGAGGGCGAGATAGGGCTAAGCTATTTTGGCATAGACACTGTCCTTAAGATGCTTTCCCTGGGATTTAGCGCAAAAGAAATTTCCCGCCTGACAGCCGTACCCTTAGAAAAGGTAGAATCGATAATCCTGCGAAAAAGATCAAACCTGCATAAGCTTTCATTGCCTCCGGTTTGCAGGCGAGGGACCCGGTAA
- a CDS encoding rhomboid family intramembrane serine protease, giving the protein MVKICATTVLAILCVAASLYAWNSGDPDQFVRDYGYSTVNMLSGNFYVLLTSIFLHSDFSHLISNIFVLTIFGLTLEGEIGCRRFLLLFFGGAFFGDLLSSLIYNPAVPAIGASGGVFAIIAATMLIKPIPTDYYFPMPLGVIAIGYLIYALAGLITNYPPNVSHIAHLGGALVGLIYGCQRQGLKKTLQILMVVTVILLAVPIIWNFWSILLGLITGSISLS; this is encoded by the coding sequence ATGGTGAAAATATGCGCGACAACGGTGCTGGCCATACTGTGCGTGGCGGCAAGCTTGTATGCCTGGAACTCAGGAGACCCCGACCAGTTTGTCAGGGATTACGGATACTCGACCGTAAATATGCTCTCAGGAAATTTTTACGTGCTTTTGACATCGATATTTCTCCATTCCGATTTCAGCCACCTTATCTCAAACATATTCGTGCTTACGATATTCGGGCTGACGCTTGAAGGCGAAATCGGGTGCCGGCGGTTTTTGCTCCTGTTCTTCGGGGGGGCTTTTTTCGGCGACCTTCTTTCGTCCCTCATATACAACCCGGCAGTCCCGGCAATCGGGGCTTCAGGAGGAGTTTTCGCGATAATTGCGGCAACTATGCTCATAAAGCCAATTCCAACAGACTATTATTTCCCGATGCCTCTCGGAGTTATAGCCATCGGCTACCTCATTTATGCCCTTGCAGGGCTTATTACAAACTACCCGCCAAACGTCTCCCACATCGCCCACCTTGGTGGAGCCCTTGTCGGTCTTATCTACGGCTGCCAAAGGCAGGGGCTTAAAAAGACCCTCCAGATTCTGATGGTGGTTACAGTAATCCTTCTGGCAGTGCCGATAATATGGAATTTCTGGTCCATACTCCTTGGCTTAATCACCGGCTCAATATCTCTTTCCTGA
- a CDS encoding CDC48 family AAA ATPase, which translates to MAEEVKLKVGELTNREEFGKGIARLGTSFMQKIGVREGGYIQLEGAKKTYSIAVRSYPSDIGLDVVRIDGISRKNCNTGVGETVSVKKASIKEAQKITLAPAQEGMMIHVDPDYMKQNLFKRPFAKGDIVVPNPVSKRRQSQEDIFDEDLPELFKTMLAPFGEMREIRLDNLFGGMKFIVVDVSPKEGGYIGETTELEVLSKAVEIKEEQIPEVTYDNVGGLKEEINAVREVIELPMRHPELFQRLGIKPPKGVLMHGPPGTGKTLLAKALANESGANFYSIAGPEIMSKYYGQSEENLRKKFDEAEKNAPSIIFIDEIDAIAPKREEVTNEVERRVVSQLLTMMDGLKSRGQVIVIGATNRPDSLDPALRRPGRFDREIVIGVPNQEGRLEILQIHSRNMPLAEDVDLKSISEKTYGFVGADLEALCKEAAMHALRRVVPDLSMLKGQETLPKETIEKLMVTQKDFEDAMKKVEPSAMREVLVEVPNVHWSDIGGLEGVKQQLVEVVEWPLKYSEKFGQLNIKPPRGVLLYGPPGTGKTMLAKAVANESGANFITVKGPELLSKWVGESEKKLREIFKKAKQAAPSVIFFDEIDAMTKTRGGSSAGRSDVVDSIVSQLLTELSGIEELKGVVVMAATNRPDLIDSSLMRPGRFDRHILVPNPDKAARLQILKIHSKGVPLDKDVNLEDIAEKANGYSGADLEALVREAAILVLRDSIKDNKDVKKVSKKEFEKVMKTVRPSVPEKLSKWYEDFEKTIKTPDEEKKKASTPEYTN; encoded by the coding sequence ATGGCTGAAGAAGTTAAATTGAAGGTAGGGGAACTAACCAACAGGGAAGAGTTCGGAAAGGGCATAGCCCGCCTTGGAACAAGTTTCATGCAAAAAATTGGTGTCCGTGAAGGGGGTTACATTCAACTTGAAGGCGCCAAAAAAACATACTCTATAGCGGTCAGGTCGTACCCGTCAGACATAGGGCTTGATGTAGTCAGGATTGATGGAATTTCGAGAAAAAACTGCAATACGGGCGTAGGGGAAACCGTTTCCGTAAAAAAGGCCAGTATCAAGGAAGCCCAAAAGATAACACTTGCGCCCGCTCAGGAAGGGATGATGATTCATGTTGACCCCGATTACATGAAACAAAACCTTTTTAAAAGGCCATTTGCAAAAGGGGATATCGTGGTGCCTAACCCTGTAAGCAAAAGAAGGCAATCCCAGGAAGACATTTTTGACGAAGACCTGCCTGAACTGTTTAAGACCATGCTTGCCCCTTTCGGTGAGATGCGGGAAATACGGCTCGACAATCTCTTCGGGGGAATGAAATTTATTGTTGTGGACGTTTCGCCCAAGGAAGGCGGCTACATAGGAGAAACTACAGAACTTGAAGTCCTTTCAAAGGCAGTCGAAATTAAGGAAGAGCAGATTCCGGAAGTTACCTATGATAATGTGGGGGGGCTTAAAGAAGAGATAAATGCAGTAAGGGAAGTAATCGAGCTTCCTATGCGCCATCCGGAATTGTTCCAGCGGCTTGGAATAAAGCCGCCCAAGGGTGTGCTTATGCATGGGCCCCCAGGGACTGGAAAGACGCTTCTTGCCAAAGCCCTTGCAAATGAAAGCGGGGCAAATTTCTATTCCATTGCAGGCCCTGAGATAATGAGCAAATATTATGGACAGTCGGAAGAAAATCTGAGGAAAAAATTCGACGAGGCGGAGAAAAACGCGCCTTCGATAATATTCATAGATGAGATTGACGCAATTGCCCCCAAGAGAGAGGAGGTGACTAACGAAGTCGAAAGGAGAGTTGTTTCGCAGCTCCTAACTATGATGGATGGGCTTAAAAGCAGGGGACAGGTGATTGTGATTGGCGCGACGAACAGGCCGGATTCGCTTGACCCTGCACTTAGAAGGCCGGGAAGATTCGACCGGGAAATTGTTATCGGAGTTCCAAACCAGGAAGGCCGGCTTGAGATTTTGCAGATACACTCCAGAAATATGCCTCTGGCTGAAGATGTAGACCTAAAAAGCATATCAGAAAAAACCTATGGCTTCGTTGGAGCTGACCTCGAGGCCCTTTGCAAGGAAGCGGCAATGCATGCCCTTAGAAGAGTCGTGCCCGACCTTTCGATGCTTAAGGGGCAGGAAACGCTGCCAAAGGAAACAATAGAAAAACTCATGGTTACGCAGAAAGATTTCGAGGATGCTATGAAAAAGGTTGAGCCCTCGGCAATGAGGGAAGTTCTTGTGGAAGTTCCAAACGTTCACTGGAGCGACATTGGTGGGCTTGAAGGCGTCAAGCAGCAGCTTGTGGAAGTGGTCGAGTGGCCTCTCAAGTACTCAGAAAAGTTTGGTCAGCTCAATATCAAGCCGCCAAGAGGGGTTCTCCTATATGGCCCTCCGGGAACTGGAAAAACTATGCTTGCAAAAGCCGTTGCAAATGAAAGCGGGGCAAACTTTATCACCGTAAAAGGACCTGAGCTTCTAAGCAAATGGGTCGGCGAAAGCGAGAAAAAGCTCAGGGAGATATTCAAGAAAGCAAAGCAGGCAGCACCCTCAGTAATCTTCTTTGATGAAATTGACGCAATGACTAAGACTAGGGGTGGCAGCTCAGCTGGAAGAAGTGACGTTGTCGACAGCATAGTCTCCCAGCTTCTGACCGAACTTAGCGGAATCGAAGAGCTTAAAGGTGTCGTCGTAATGGCTGCCACAAACAGGCCTGACCTTATAGACTCTTCTCTAATGAGGCCTGGAAGGTTTGACCGGCACATACTGGTCCCGAACCCCGACAAGGCCGCCCGGCTTCAGATACTTAAAATCCACTCGAAGGGCGTCCCTCTCGACAAGGACGTAAACCTCGAAGACATCGCTGAAAAGGCCAACGGCTACTCAGGTGCGGACTTGGAGGCGCTTGTAAGGGAAGCTGCAATACTGGTTCTTCGTGACAGCATAAAGGACAACAAAGACGTCAAAAAGGTCAGCAAAAAAGAGTTTGAAAAAGTAATGAAGACAGTCCGGCCATCAGTCCCGGAAAAGCTCAGCAAGTGGTATGAGGACTTCGAAAAAACCATTAAGACCCCGGACGAGGAAAAAAAGAAAGCTTCAACGCCGGAATATACTAATTAA